One segment of Agromyces albus DNA contains the following:
- a CDS encoding enoyl-CoA hydratase/isomerase family protein, protein MGDDAILFEVSDGLAHVTLNRTSRLNAVDPDAIRLWRTIAHEVAERDDIGAVLFDANGRAFCAGGDVLAMSQLAAGQPDAGAVITGLADVIHEGHRVLRESAKPIVAAVQGPVAGGGLGFMLVADVIVASERATFASRYADVGLTPDCGVSTLLPEAIGALRALELTLTSRTLSATEALEWGLVTEVVAPEALDARAREIAASWLHGATAAFGQTKRLMRAGLARSFREALDDEARTIGAAFESPHARAAVAAFARASSVRASAQSGPPTAQE, encoded by the coding sequence ATGGGCGATGACGCGATCCTGTTCGAAGTGTCCGACGGGCTGGCGCACGTCACGCTCAACCGCACCTCGCGACTGAACGCCGTCGACCCCGACGCGATCCGCCTGTGGCGAACCATCGCGCATGAGGTCGCCGAGCGCGACGACATCGGCGCCGTGCTCTTCGACGCGAACGGCCGCGCGTTCTGCGCGGGCGGCGACGTGCTCGCGATGTCGCAACTCGCGGCGGGGCAACCCGACGCGGGCGCCGTGATCACCGGCCTCGCCGACGTGATCCACGAGGGCCATCGGGTGCTGCGCGAGAGCGCGAAGCCCATCGTCGCGGCAGTGCAGGGCCCCGTCGCCGGGGGTGGACTCGGCTTCATGCTCGTCGCCGACGTCATCGTCGCCTCCGAGCGCGCCACGTTCGCGAGCAGGTATGCGGATGTCGGACTCACCCCCGATTGCGGCGTCAGCACCCTGCTGCCCGAGGCGATCGGCGCCCTCCGCGCGCTCGAGCTCACCCTCACCTCGCGCACCCTCTCGGCGACGGAGGCACTCGAGTGGGGACTCGTGACCGAGGTCGTGGCCCCCGAGGCGCTCGACGCTCGCGCCCGCGAGATCGCCGCGTCGTGGCTCCACGGGGCGACCGCCGCGTTCGGGCAGACAAAGCGACTCATGCGGGCCGGACTCGCTCGCTCCTTCCGCGAGGCGCTCGACGACGAGGCCCGCACGATCGGGGCCGCGTTCGAGTCGCCGCATGCGCGAGCCGCGGTCGCTGCCTTCGCGAGGGCCTCATCCGTACGCGCATCCGCCCAGAGCGGGCCCCCGACCGCGCAGGAGTGA